A region of Drosophila suzukii chromosome 2L, CBGP_Dsuzu_IsoJpt1.0, whole genome shotgun sequence DNA encodes the following proteins:
- the LOC108012165 gene encoding cytochrome b5 domain-containing protein 1, with product MRYYLKDEVVSHNKKDDCWVIIHTNVFDLTPMLKDRLDHWNRTLDYLIAHAGKDLTHFFHENGEPRTEISSSTGRPRVLFPPILEVAISEFAKTPGVMWSQDPFYHIGRVTKRARVIRIVNTLTAQTQFMTVCDEDSIYDIQQKYKERYNHHAGSYEWRKFSKGGKGCSVLDLNGTLDENGLTDEEDSTLELPPPSIWLYYTDDITIA from the exons ATGCGATACTATCTCAAGGATGAGGTGGTCTCGCACAACAAGAAGGATGACTGCTGGGTGATCATACACACCAATGTCTTTGATCTGACGCCTATGCTGAAGGACCGCCTGGATCACTGGAATCGC ACCCTGGACTATTTGATAGCCCATGCTGGCAAGGACCTCACCCACTTCTTCCACGAGAATGGAGAACCTCGAACGGAGATCTCTTCCAGCACTGGGCGACCACGTGTCCTGTTTCCTCCCATTCTAGAGGTGGCCATCTCCGAGTTCGCTAAAACCCCGGGTGTCATGTGGAGCCAGGATCCCTTCTACCACATTGGAAGAGTCACAAAGAGGGCTAGGGTCATTCGGATTGTTAACACCCTGACTGCTCAGACACAGTTCATGACCGTTTGCGATGAGGACAGCATCTACGACATCCAACAGAAGTACAAAGAGAGGTATAATCATCACGCCGGCAGCTATGAGTGGCGGAAGTTCTCAAAGGGG GGCAAGGGCTGCAGTGTCCTGGACCTTAATGGCACCTTGGACGAGAATGGACTGACGGATGAGGAGGACAGCACCTTGGAGCTGCCACCGCCCTCCATTTGGCTCTACTACACGGATGACATAACAATTGCCTGA